The proteins below are encoded in one region of Bifidobacterium dentium JCM 1195 = DSM 20436:
- the rpmF gene encoding 50S ribosomal protein L32 produces MTDESQGFDTLIGSQERIDDRATPRSPLRHQQEESAVEGQARLMATPKNRTSRSRTRSRRAHWKTEAPQLATVTTPDGRTVQVPSNLAAAARRGYMHVD; encoded by the coding sequence ATGACCGATGAAAGTCAGGGCTTCGATACGCTCATTGGCTCGCAAGAAAGGATCGATGATCGTGCGACGCCGCGGTCACCTCTACGTCATCAACAAGAAGAATCCGCGGTGGAAGGGCAGGCAAGGCTGATGGCGACACCGAAAAACAGGACATCCCGCTCCCGCACACGTTCCAGACGCGCGCATTGGAAAACCGAAGCGCCGCAATTGGCCACCGTCACCACGCCCGACGGGCGCACGGTCCAGGTGCCCTCGAACCTTGCGGCCGCGGCACGTCGCGGATACATGCATGTCGATTGA
- the rpsN gene encoding 30S ribosomal protein S14, producing the protein MAKTGNIAKQRQREASVAKYAERRARYKKDSVDMRLSEEERAEAMRRLHALPRDASPVRLRNRDAIDGRPRAFIRAFGLSRINLRNKAHAGELPGVVKSSW; encoded by the coding sequence GTGGCGAAGACCGGCAACATCGCAAAACAACGCCAGCGTGAAGCCAGCGTGGCGAAATACGCGGAACGCCGCGCACGATACAAGAAGGATTCCGTCGATATGCGGCTGAGTGAAGAGGAGCGGGCGGAGGCGATGCGTCGATTGCATGCGCTTCCACGCGATGCAAGCCCCGTCAGACTGCGCAATCGCGACGCGATCGACGGACGTCCTCGGGCGTTCATCCGAGCATTCGGCCTGTCGCGGATCAATCTGCGCAACAAGGCACATGCGGGCGAGCTGCCCGGAGTCGTCAAATCCAGCTGGTGA
- the rpmG gene encoding 50S ribosomal protein L33: MAKTTEIRPVITLRSTAGTGSTYTTTKNRRNNPDRLELMKFDPVIRKRVMFREVR, from the coding sequence ATGGCAAAGACCACGGAAATCAGACCGGTTATCACCCTGCGATCCACGGCAGGCACCGGATCCACCTACACCACCACCAAAAACCGTCGTAACAATCCCGACCGACTCGAGCTCATGAAATTCGATCCCGTAATCAGGAAACGCGTGATGTTCCGGGAGGTCCGCTGA
- the rpmB gene encoding 50S ribosomal protein L28, which translates to MMAILDAAYSGSFHNPFIDNDYHYDIVTGMSKHCQVLGTRAHVGNAVSHSHRKTRRTFSPNLQRKRYYVPSLGRTVTLTLTPKGMKTIDRQGIEAVAARLIESGEIGHLK; encoded by the coding sequence ATGATGGCAATACTGGATGCTGCATATTCAGGCTCTTTCCACAATCCTTTTATTGATAATGATTATCATTATGATATAGTTACCGGCATGTCCAAACATTGTCAAGTTCTCGGCACGCGCGCCCACGTCGGCAACGCGGTGTCGCATTCACATAGAAAAACCCGCCGCACCTTCAGCCCGAACCTGCAAAGGAAGCGTTATTACGTACCGTCGCTTGGACGCACGGTCACCCTGACGCTCACGCCGAAAGGCATGAAAACCATCGACAGGCAGGGCATCGAAGCAGTGGCGGCGCGACTCATCGAATCCGGTGAGATCGGCCATCTCAAATAG